In Deinococcus maricopensis DSM 21211, the sequence CTCCCTCGGCCTGTGGCACAACTTCGGCGGCGTCGACCGCCTCGAAAACGCCCGTGCCATGGTGCACCGCGCCTTCGACCTCGGCATCACCCACTTCGACCTCGCCAACAACTACGGCCCGCCCCCCGGCAGCGCCGAAGAAACCTTCGGGCGCCTCCTCGCCGGCGACCTCCGCCCGTACCGCGACGAGCTGATCATCAGCAGCAAAGCCGGGTACACCATGTGGAACGGCCCGTACGGCGACTGGGGCTCCCGCAAATACCTCATCGCCAGCCTCGACCAGAGCCTGCGGCGCATGGGCCTCGACTACGTCGACGTCTTTTACCACCACCGCCCCGACCCCAACACCCCCCTCGAAGAAACCATGGGCGCCCTCGACCACATCGTCCGCAGCGGCCGCGCCCTGTACGTCGGCCTCAGCAACTACTCCCCCGAAGGCACCCGCGAAGCCGCGCGCATCCTCCGCGACCTCGGCACGCCCTGCCTGATTCACCAGCCCAGCTACAGCATGATGAACCGCCACGTCGAACGCGGCCTGCTCGACGTGCTCCGCGAGGAAGGCATCGGCAGCATCGTCTTCTCCCCGCTGCAGCAGGGCCTCCTCACCGACAAGTACCTGCGCGGCATCCCCGAGGACTCCCGCGCCGCGCAGACCACCAGCCCCTTCCTGCGCCCCGAACAGGTCACCGACGACTACCTTGCCCGCGCGCGGCAGCTCAACGCCCTCGCGCAGGAACGCGGCCAGACGCTCGCGCAGATGGCCCTCGCGTGGGTACTGCGCCGCCCGGAAGTCACGTCCGCCCTCATCGGCGCGAGCCGTCCCGAACAGATCGACGACGCCGTCGGCGCCCTGAACCACCGCGAATTCAGCCACGACGAACTCACGCGGATCGACACCATCCTCGGCTGAACCCACGCGCGCCGCCCAGCTGCAGGGGCGGCGCGCAACCGTAACGAAACCGCAAGCCCGCCCGCCCGGCGCGCCCCGTACGCTGCGCGCATGACCGACCCCCAAAGCGGCCTGCGGTTCGCCGTGTACCTCTGCCCTCCCGCCCACGACCCGTACTACCAGCTCGGCACGGCCCTGCTCGGGTACGACGTCCGCGCCGGGCGCCCCGTGCCCCTCCCGGACTTCCTTCGCCCCGAATGGCAGACCGAAGCCGGGCCGTACGGCCTGCACCTCACCCTCGTCGAAGGGTTCTACACCACCGACGACCACTGGGACGCCATCGAACGCGAAACCGAAGCGTGCGTCGCGTGCCTCCACCCCGCCGCCACCCTCGCGCTCACCAACGGCCACGTGGAGTCCTGGGACGACGGCGAGGTGCTCGCGCACGTCTTCGAACCGTCCCGCGACCTGCTCGTCCTGCACACGCTGCTGCTCGCGCGCCTCAGCCCCCACGCCACCCGCGCCCCATTCGACGAACGCGCCCCCCGCCCACCCCACGAAGCCGCGCGCCTCCGGCTGCTGCGCACCCCCCGCGGCCTCGACACCTGGCAGCCGCACTTCACGCTCGTGCAACCCCACACCGGCCCCGACGCCGAACCCCTCCGCCAGCACCTGCAGCACCTCGTCGCGCCGTACGCGCACCAGACGCACGACCGCGTCGCCCTGTTCCGCAAGGACGACGGCGCCACGCAGTGGCGCGTCGCCCGCGAGTACCCCCTGCAGCGCTGAGCACTCAGCCGCCCGCGCCGCCCGGACGGTACACTGTCCCCCATGACCCGTGAACGCCGCGAGAGGCCCCTCGCGTGACACGCCAGACCCGCACCCTGCCCATCAAACGGGCCGCCCACGTCTACCTCGTCCAGGACGGCAAGATGCTCCTCGTCACCGAACGCATGGACGACGGCGCCATCTTCTACGGCCTGCCCGGCGGTAAAGCCCTCGCTGGCGAAAGCCTGGCGGACGCTGCCGTCCGCCAGGTCCGCGTCGAAACGGGCCTGACCGTCACCGACCTGCGCTTCGTCAGCCTTCTCGAAGGCGAAATGCTCACCGGCACCAGCAACGAATGCTACGCGAACTTCGCGCGCTTCACCGCCAACTTCGAAGGCACCCTCAACCCCACCGACCCGGAAGTACTGGGCTGCGAATGGGTGCCGTTCGATCAGGTCCTGAACCTCGTCCGGTTCGGCCCGCCTCCCGAAGTCGAGGAACGCAACCCGCTCATCTGGGTGCCCACCCGCGACTTCCTGAGCGGCACGCCCCGCACGTACTACCCCATCTGAAACGCCCACCACCGAAAGGGGCGGGGCGCACGCGCGCCCCTTTCGGTGCGTGTTACTGGCTGATGATGTTGCTGTTGCCGTTGCTGGGGTCAATGGCCAGCAGCGCGTGATCGAAGCCCATGTAGATCAGCTGGCCGTCCGTGAAGATCGGCTGATCGACCGACTGGATATTCCGGGAGGCGGGGCCGCTCACAAGGTTGACGGCGCTGCGCACGCCAGCAGGCGTAACGCGCTGCAGTTTCGCGTAGCTTTCGGAGGCGCTGGCATTGCTGATCATGAAGTCCTGGCCGAACTTCAGCATGGCGCCGTGGTCCACGTCCTCACCGCTGCCGCGGCTGGGGTACTTGCCGGACGAGGCGCGCGCGGCGATCAGGCGGCGCGCGCCGCTCTGCAGGTCCACTTCCATCAGGCCGTCATTCGGGAAGCTGTTCACGTACGCCTTGCCGCCGCTGAGGAACAGGCCCGCGAGCGACCCGGTGTTCTGCGGGATGACGTCGCCGCTCCCGACCGTGCTCTCACCGTTGATGAGGTAGCGCGTGACGATGCTGCACTTCGCGGTGCTGAGGTTCACCTTCGCGATGCCGAACCCGCTGCCCGCCGGGCTCTCGGAGAACGTCAGGTACGCGGCGTTGCCGTCCACGCCGAGCTTCCAGTCGAGCTTGGTGTACGCGGAGCTGGTCGGGCCCGCGTTGCTCGGGCAGGTGTCCTCGCCGCTGGTGATGGGCGAATCCGGCTGGTTCGGGCGGCTGGTCCACACGACCGTGCGGTCCCCGGTGGTGGCGTTCACCTTGATGAGGTAGGTGGGGTCCGTGCTGGACACGTCGACGATGACGAGGAAGTTTCCGTCAGGCAGGACTTTCACGTCGCGGATGCCGTTCAGGCCGTGGCCGCTGCCTTTCTTGTTGCCGAGCACATCCTGCCCGGCGAGCAGCGTGCGGTCGCCCGTCTTGACGTTGATGCCGACGATGGCGCCCAGCTGATTGTTCGTCTCGGGCGACTCGGCGGAGCGCCCGCCGTACTCCACGGCGGCGTACAGCGTGTCGCCGACCAGCTGCCCGCCGATGATGCGGTCGTACAGGCCGCCCTGCCAGATCGGCGCGCCCTTCCCGATGGCGCCGGCCTTCTGCGTGTCTGGCGCGGCGCAGCGAGGATCGGTATTGCCGGACGTGCAGACGAACAGGCCATTGATCGTGGTGCTGCCGTTGCCGGGCGTCGGGGGCTTGGTGCCACCCTCCTGCGGGCTGCAGGCGGCGAGGGCGAGAGCGCAGGTGGTACCGAACAGAAGGTGATGAAGTTTCATAATGGTTCCTCCCAGAACATTGCCAGAAATGGCCGGATCAAAGGCTAGCGAACGCCATCATGCGCACATAGCGGTTTTGCGTCGCTTTTGCGGAGGAAGATGCCTATTCTGGAGGTTTATTTTGGAAGGATCACTTGAATTCTGGATGTCGACAAACATATAAAAAAACTTCTATTTTAGAGAGAGAACTAGCATTCCTTTGCAGGGATTCGCTTGACAGAAGGCGCGGCAGGCCTTACGCACCTGCCGCGCCTTGTTCACGAGGCGCTCACTTGCCGAGTGCCGTCACGAGCTTCACGTAATTCCCGATGGACGCCGCGTCCGTCCAGTTCTGAACCTTGAACGGCCCGACGTACAGACTGGGTGTGCCCTGCACGTCGACGGCGTCGCCGACCTTCATGTCGGCCTTCACGAGGGCCTGCACGGCGGGGTCCTTCAGGCAGGTCTGGAACGTGGTGAGGTTCAGCCCGAGCTGTTTCGCGGCGGTGACCGGGGACGTGACGGTGAATGCCACGTCGTGGTACGCCCAGAATTTCCCCTGCTGGGCGGCGCACTCGCCGCCCAGCGCGAGCGGCATGGCGTTCTGGTGGAAGCTGAGCGGGAAGTGCCGGTAGCTGAAGCGCGCCAGCCCCTTCCCGATCAGGTCACGCTGCAGGGCGGGGAAGACGTCGTCGTGCAGTTCACGGCAGTACGGGCACTGGAAGTCCGAGAATTCGCGGATGACCGGGCCGCCCTTGCCGAGCACGTACCGGTCCGCGCCGAACCCTGTGTACTCGTGCGGCGCGACCGTGAAGGTCAGGCGGCTGGCGGTCCAGTCGAGCGTGAAGTCCAGGCCGTCCGCGAAGCCCAGCGGCACGGGCCCCTTGCCGAGCACTTGCGCGCGGATCTTGTCGAATGCGCCCGCGAGCTGTTTGGCCTGCGCGGCCGTGACGGGCGCGTCCATGTCGGTTTCCGTGGCGATCAGGGCGCGCGCGGCACTGGCGGTGTCGTCGGTGGGGCCGCTGTACGCGAAGCGGGCCGCGAGGCCGCCGGCGGTCGTGACCGTGACGGTGCCACCCCCGACGCGGACGCTCGTGGTGGAGGCCGTAGCGGAGGCAGCGGTGCCGCCGGTCAGGCGGGCGTAGTTGCTGGCAGGGTACGCGACCTGCGCGGCGGCAACGCCGAGGACGCTCAGGGCGGCGGTCAGGAGGGTGCGGTTCATGCCTCCCGACTGTAGCAGCGGCGTTACAGGTCCATGCTCGGCTTTCCCGGTGAGACGAACGCGTGCCCGTCCAGCAAGAAGCGCCACGGCAGGTGCGCGCCGCGTTTCAGGCCCACGCGGGACGTGACGCGCACGTCCGCGTCGGGCACGCTCGCGCCCGCCACGAAGTGCAGGGTGGGGTGCGTGACCGCCTCGCCCTGGTAATCCGGCGTGATGTGCAGCGCCGTCATGAGCTTCGCGGGGCCGTTCGTGAGGTCCACGTCGCGCCGCACGGGCCGGTACATCCGCATGAGGTCCGCGCCCGCGAGCGGCTCGGCGGCGCGGATAAGCACGGCCGCCTCGCGCCCTTCGGGGGCGCAGGTGACGTTCAGGAGCAGGTGCTCGTACGCGCGGTGCAGGTAGTACCGTCCAGCGGGGCCGCCCATCAGTTCGCTCGCGCCGGCGAGGCGCTTGAGGACGTAGCAGGCAGGGTCGCGCGGGCAGTCGTACGCTTCGGTTTCCACGACGCGCGCGACCATGACGCCGTCCGGGACGACCCGCACGAGGTGGGCGCCCAACAGCTCGCGCGCGACGAGCACGGGGTCACGGTCGAAGAACGCAGGCGTGAGCACCGGTCAGCGGCTCGTGGGGTACAGCCAGGGGCGCAGCCAGCGCGTGAGCAGCGGCAGCACCGGGTACGTGAGGAACAGCGTCGAGAGCGTCGCGGTGGTGAGGGTCGCCAGCCAGCCCGGCCACGCGCTCGTGACGGGCGAGGTGAGCGTGCTGAACAGCATGATCAGCGGGTACACGCCGACGACGCCGACCAGCACCTGCTTCCAGAAGGCCGGGGCGGGCGCAGGCCGCGAGGGCCGGTCGAACCACAGCTGCAGCCCGGAGGCGTTCTGGTAGTGCACGTCCCCGACGATCAGGTCCTGCAGGCGCTGGATGCGTTCGCGGTACTGCGGGGATTCCTGCCAGGTGCGCAGCGCCTCGTACGTCGCGAAACGCACGATGGTGACGTACTCCGGGTGGGCGGGGTCGCTGGGGCGGATGACGTTCACGCCCAGGAAGCCGGGTTGTTGGTTCTGCAGGGCGTGCAGTTCGCGGGCCCAGCGTTCGTAGGCGTCAATGTGGCCCTCGCGGACCAGTTCGGAAATGACCAGTGTGACGCTCTGGTCGGCAGAGAAAGATTCAGTCATGGTGGGGGCACCCCGCGCGGGGGAACCCTCAGTGTACGACGCCTGCACCCGCGCAGCGTAGACTGGGCGAATGCTGCTGTATGGCCGGAACCCTGTCCTTGAAGCCCTGCGTGACGGTCGCGTCACCGAAGTCCTCGTCGCGCGCGGCGTCGAGGACGCCTTCGTCCGCGAATTGAAGGCGACGGACGTGCGTGTGCGTTTCGCGCCGCGCATCGAACTCGATCAGCTGGCGGGCACCACCGCGCACCAAGGCGTCATCGCCGAGGTCGAGGACCTCGAGTGGGCGACCGTGGATGACATCCTCGACCGCGCGGAGAGCCGCGGGGAGGATCTGCTGGTGGTGCTGCTCGACGGCATCACCGACCCGCGCAACTTCGGCGCGATCATCCGCAGCGCCGAGGTGCTCGGCGCGCACGGCGTGATCGTCGAGGAGCGCCGCAGCGCGCCGCTGTCGCCCGTCGTGGCAAAGACGGCGGCGGGCGCGACCAGTTACCTGCCGGTGGCGCAGACGAAGAACCTGCCGCGCCTCATCGATCAGCTCAAGACGGACGGCGTGTGGGTATACGGCGCGGCCGGTGAGGCCGCGCGCGACCTGCGGGAGCTTGATTACCGCGGGAAGCTCGCGCTGGTGATCGGCGCGGAAGGGGAGGGCCTGCGCCGCCTTGTGCGCGAGAAATGCGACGAGCTCGTGAGCATCCCCGTGCGTGGGCGCGTACAGAGCCTGAACGCCTCGGTCGCGGCGAGCATCCTGCTGTACCAGGCGCTCGCGGGCCGCGAGCCGGGGGGGCGCGGCAAGTGACGCCGCGCGTGGAGACGCTGACGGGCACGCACTTCACGCTGGAGGTGCTGCCGGACGTCGGCGCGAGCGTGTTGAACCTGCGCGCCGCGTCTGGACGGCCCGTGCTGCGCCCCGTGCGCCCCGAGGACGTGCAGAGCAGCAGCAACGCGGCGAGCTTCACGCTGATGCCGTTCAGCAACCGCGTCCGCGACGCGCACTTCACGTTCGCGGGCCGGGACGTGCAGTTGCGCGTCACCACCAAAGACGGTCTCACGCAGCACGGCGACGTCCGCAACCGCCCCTGGACGGTCACGCGCACGCCGGACGCGCTGCACGCCGCGCTCAACAGCCGCGACCACGCGGACCTGAACTGGCCGTGGACGTTCACGGCGGGCGTGACGTACGAACTGCGCGGCGCGACGCTCACCACGCACCTCACCCTCACGAACGCGGACGCGCAGCCCATGCCCGCCGGGTTCGGCATTCACCCGTACTTCGCGCGGCGCGCCGACGGCGTAGACCCGGCGCTCACGCTCGGCGCCGCGTGCGTGTACGACACGGACGACCGCGCCCTGCCGCTCGGCGCGGCCCGCCCGGTCACGCCGGAACTGGATTACCGCTCGGCGCGCGTCATCGGGAACGCCACGCTGGACCGCGTGTACACCACGTGGGACGGCGAGGCGCGGCTCGACTGGGGCGTGCGCGCCCTGCACCTGCGCGCGGATCCAGTATTCGGGCACGTGGTCGTGTTCACGGCGCCCGACGGCAGCCTCGCGCTTGAACCGGTGTCGAACGCCACGGACGGCTTCAACCTGATGGCGCGCGGCGTCGCCGGGCATGGCGTGGTCACGCTCGCGCCCGGCGAGACGCTGAGTGGCCGCATTGACTTGACCCTGCACGGCGACTGGTCCTGAACGCGTCCGGCCTTCAGCCGCCCCGCGGGGCTCAGCGGTGGGGGGGCTGGAGGATCACGTCGTCCTTCACGCTCGACAGGATCAGGGACGTGGTGGGCGTCCCGAACGCCTTAAGGGCCGTGATGGCCGCTTCGAGGTGCGCCACCCCCGTGACGGCCACCCGCAGGACGTAGCAGTCGCTGCCGGTCACGCGGTCCGCGACGAGGATTTCCGGCGTGGCCCGCGCGTGCGCGATGAACGCGTCGTCCTCACCGCGGTCCACGGTGAGGCGCACGTACGCCTGCAGGGCGTACCCGAGCGCGGCGGGTTCCAGCACTGCACGGTACGCGCGGATGAGGCCCGCGTCCTCCAGGCGGCGCACGCGTTCTGCGACGGCGGGAGCGCTCAGCCCGACGGCGCGGCCCAGTTCGCTGAAGGGCGTGCGGGCGTCGCGTTGCAGCGCGTCCAGCAGTTGCCGGTTGATCTCATCGAGCAGGCGATCCGAAGGCGTCATCCTGAAATCACTTTAGCACCGAAAGGCAGTGCGCCAGATTGCCTATGTACCCCACTGTACTTTCGGGTTTTGACCCCCGTACCATAAGGTCATGACGGCCACGCCCAGCGCCCTTGCCCGCACCGCGCCCACCCCCCTCCTGATCGGCCTCGCCCTGGCCGTCGTGTACGTCGTCTGGGGCAGCACGTATTTCGGCATCAAGGTCGCCATCAGCAGCCTCCCGCCCCTCGGTATGCTCGCCCTCCGCTTCCTCGTGGCCGGCGCGGTCCTGTACGCCGTCCTCGTCGCGCGCGGCGCCCGCACCCCCAGCGCCCGCGAGTGGCGCAGCAGCCTGATCGTCGGCACCCTGCTGCTGGGCGGCGGCACCGGCCTCGTCACCCTCGCGGAACGCGAAGCGAGCAGCAGCGTCGCCGCCATGGTGATCGCCATCAGCCCACTGTTCGCCTCCCTATTCGCGCGCTTCTGGGGCGAGCGCACCTCCACGCGCGAGTGGCTCGGCATTATCGTCGGCCTGGCCGGCATCGTCCTGCTGAACCTCGGTGACCTGCGCGCCACCCCCCTCAGCGCCGCCCTGCTGGTGCTCGCGCCGCTCTGCTGGACGTTCGGCAGCCAGTGGTCGCGCCGCCTGCCCCTCCCGGACGGTCTGATGGGCGCCGCCACGGAAATGCTCACCGGCGGCGCTGTCCTGCTGGTGCTCAGCGTCGTGTTCGGCGAGCACTGGCGCACCCCCACCGCCAGCAGCGTGTGGGCACTGGTGTACCTGATCGTGTTCGGCAGCATGCTCGCGTACAGCGCGTACATGTTCCTCGTCGCGCACACCCGCCCCGCCCTCGCGACCAGCTACGCGTACGTGAACCCGCTTGTGGCGGTGCTGCTGGGCGTCGGCTTCGGCGGTGAGCACCTCTCGGCGCTCGGGTGGGCGGCGCTGGTGGTGATCATGCTCGGCGTGGCCCTCGTGATCCTGCCCGTACCCGGACGGTCCCGCGCGCCCCGCAACGACACCTGATCGGCGCCTCTACACTGGCGGCATGCACCTCGTGCAACTGCTGCTGCCCCTCACCGACAACGAGCACACCCCGTTCCCGCCCGCCCTGTACGCCCAGGTGCGGGCGGACCTCACGGCCCGCTTCGGTGGCCTCACGGCGTACGTCCGCGCGCCCGCCCACGGAGAATGGGAGGACGACGGTGAACGCGTCCACGACGACGTGGTCATCTACGAAGTCATGGTCGAGGTCCTCGACCGCGCGTGGTGGGCGCACTACCGTGAGACGGTCCGCGTGCAGTTCCGTCAGGAGGCGCTCGTCGTTCGCGCCCTCCCGTTCGAGCGGCTCTGAATGTCTGGAGCCTGTGTTCGCCCGGGGCTCAGCGGGCACCCAGGGCGACCACGACGCTGCTCGCGAGCAGCACGAGCGCCACGGGCGCCCAGATCCGGCGTTCCACCGCGCTGGGCGTAATCAGGTTGAGGCCCAGGCTGAGGGCCGAGAACGCCACGACGCACCAGATCAACCACGGCGCCCCGGACGCCCACGCGGGCAGGCCCACGCCCGCGCGGGCGAGCACCACCCCAGCCATCGCGCTGAGCAGCGCGGCCTGGAACAGCGCCGCCACCCGCAGCGGCGCGGGGAAGCGGCCAGGATGGGCGCCACCCATGGCGTAGGCGCCCCAGGGGGCGCCCGCTGCGAGGGCCAGCTGAAACAGGACCGCGAACGTGATGGTCACCGCGAAAAGAACCGCCATGGTGGATTGCATGTGCGCGAAGCCTAACATGCTGCCTTGCCCGGTCCGCCTCATTTCTGCGCGCCGCGGCGAACGCCGTACACCCACCGAGGGCGGTTCGGCACGCTTCTCGGGGCCGTGGTGGGTGCGGCATCAGGCTCCTGTTGGCGGCCACGCTCGCCGTGAGGATCCTCATGCTTGCGGGCGCTTCGGGCCGCCCCACCGCACGGTGACGGTGCCTGCGCGAGCGCGCCACCACAAGGTCCACGAGGAACCCAGACGCGCGCGGGTCACTGCGGTGACGGGCGGCCAGACAACCCCGTGCGGTTCTGTCTCCACCATTTTGCCGATGCCTTTTTTCATGGTGGGCCGGTACCATGAGGCATGTTTCGCCACCTCAGCGACACCCGCACCGACGAAGGCCGCGTCCGCGTCCTGATCGACGGCGCGAGCGTGCTGCTGCGCGCGGAGACGCACGCCTGGCAGCACGACAGCGCCCATGCCACCCTTGAGGACGCGGCCCTCACGCTCGCGCTCCTGCCGGAAATCCCGCAAGCCCTGTACGAACAGTCCCTCGCGGACATCGAACGCTACGCCCACACCGACTGAACCGCGCCCGGTCAGCCCGGCCCCAGAGGCCCGCCCTCACCCCTGCGTTCAATGCGCGGCGCGGCCCCCGCACGTGCGGGGGCCGCGCCGCGCGTGCGCGTTCAGTCGGCGCTGACGGCCGCTTCGACCAGGCCCAACGCCATCAGGTCGGGGTAGCGGATCACCTGGAAGAAGCTGTTGCGTTGCGCGGGCGTGAACCCGGCGTCGTGCGCAATGCGGATCAACTCGCGTTCGGTCGCGCGGTGACGATCATGGCCGCCCGCCGCCGACACGACGTTCTCCTCCAGCATGGTGCTGCCCAGGTCATTCGCGCCGTAGTACAGCGCCGCGCCCGCAACCTTGAAGCCCTGCGCCGGCCATGACGCCTGGATGTTCGGCACGTTGTCCAGCGCGATGCGCGCAATGGCCAGCTGCTGCAGGTACTCGTACGCGCTCGCGCCCGGCGCCTTGCCGTGCAGGCGCGTGTGCTCCGTCTGCAACGTCCACATCGCGAAGCCCGCGAAGCCGTTCCCGTACAGGCCGAGGCCGCGGTCCTGCTGCTCGCGGATCTTCAGGAGGTGCGCGGCGCGCTGCGCGTACGTCTCCCCGAAGCCGATCACCATGGTGCTGATTGTGTACAGGCCCTTGCGCTGCGCCGCGTCGATGATGCGGAACCAGTCCTCGCTGCGGATGCGCGCGGGCGCCGCCTTGGCGCGGACCTCATCTTCGAGGATCTCGCCGCCCGCGCCGGGCAGGCCGTCCAGGCCCGCCTCGATCAGCGTGTCGAGCAGGGCGTCCAGGGTCAGGCCGAAGGTGCGTTCCATGAACAGCACCTCCTCCGGGCTGAACGCCTCGATGCGGATGGTCGGGTGGTGCGCCTTGATGTGGCGCAGCAGGCCCGTGTAGTAGTCCAGCGGCAGGTCCGGGTTCACGCCGCCCTGCATCAGGATGCGCGTCCCACCGACCGCTTCGAGTTCGCGGATCTTCGCGGAGATCTGCTCGTAGTCGAGGACGTAGCTGTCCTTCTGGCGTTTGGTGCGGTAGAACGCGCAGAAGTTGCACGCGACGTTGCAGACGTTGGTGTAGTTGATGTTCCGGTCGATCAGGTACGTGACGACGTCGGGGTTGGCGCGGCGCGTCCGCAGCTCGTGCGCGACGGCGGCGACGTCCGGCAGGGGCAGGTCGTACAGCGCGGTCACGTCCGCGTGCGTGAGGCGCTCCCCGCGCGCGGCCCGTTCCAGGACGCTCGCGCCACTCAACTTCAGCTCGGGCACGGTCATGCCCGCATTCTAGGCGCGGCGTGCCGGGCGGATGGTCCCGCCCGGCACGAACGACAGCGCGCACTGCGCGCTCAGCTGCTCAGCGGCGGGGCCGGCTCGAGGCCCGTGGCGTATACCGCGCTGCCGCGCGCTTCGAGGCGCACGCGCGGCAGCGGCGCGAGCGCCTGCCCGAACACCGCCTGCCCGCGTTCCAGCGCGTCGAACACGCTGAAGTGACACGGGCAGCCCAGCACCGGGTGGTCCGTGCGGTAGTTGAAGCTGAACGCGAGCGCCTCCGTGTCCCGCATAACGTTCACGGCGCAGCCCAGGTGCGTGCACACGCGGCTGAACGCCGCGAGGTGCGCGCCGCCCACCGTGACGGTGTCCTCGGTGGGGGAGGGGAGGCGCAGCAGCACGCACTCACGCCCGCCCGCGCGGAAGTTCACGCTCGACCACGCCCCTGGCAGCGCGGACAGGGCGGCCACGCGCACCGCCGGGACCGCCTGGAAGGCGGGCGCGCCCGGTTTGCCCTTGCCCGTCAGGATGCGCGTGGCGCGCAGCCCCAGCCACCCGAAGGTGCCGACGGTCGCCGCGACCGGCAGCACCCACCACTTCT encodes:
- the mgrA gene encoding L-glyceraldehyde 3-phosphate reductase codes for the protein MTTYRAHEDRYDHMTYQRTGRSGVHLPAISLGLWHNFGGVDRLENARAMVHRAFDLGITHFDLANNYGPPPGSAEETFGRLLAGDLRPYRDELIISSKAGYTMWNGPYGDWGSRKYLIASLDQSLRRMGLDYVDVFYHHRPDPNTPLEETMGALDHIVRSGRALYVGLSNYSPEGTREAARILRDLGTPCLIHQPSYSMMNRHVERGLLDVLREEGIGSIVFSPLQQGLLTDKYLRGIPEDSRAAQTTSPFLRPEQVTDDYLARARQLNALAQERGQTLAQMALAWVLRRPEVTSALIGASRPEQIDDAVGALNHREFSHDELTRIDTILG
- a CDS encoding NUDIX hydrolase, which gives rise to MTRQTRTLPIKRAAHVYLVQDGKMLLVTERMDDGAIFYGLPGGKALAGESLADAAVRQVRVETGLTVTDLRFVSLLEGEMLTGTSNECYANFARFTANFEGTLNPTDPEVLGCEWVPFDQVLNLVRFGPPPEVEERNPLIWVPTRDFLSGTPRTYYPI
- a CDS encoding DsbA family protein translates to MNRTLLTAALSVLGVAAAQVAYPASNYARLTGGTAASATASTTSVRVGGGTVTVTTAGGLAARFAYSGPTDDTASAARALIATETDMDAPVTAAQAKQLAGAFDKIRAQVLGKGPVPLGFADGLDFTLDWTASRLTFTVAPHEYTGFGADRYVLGKGGPVIREFSDFQCPYCRELHDDVFPALQRDLIGKGLARFSYRHFPLSFHQNAMPLALGGECAAQQGKFWAYHDVAFTVTSPVTAAKQLGLNLTTFQTCLKDPAVQALVKADMKVGDAVDVQGTPSLYVGPFKVQNWTDAASIGNYVKLVTALGK
- a CDS encoding DNA-3-methyladenine glycosylase → MLTPAFFDRDPVLVARELLGAHLVRVVPDGVMVARVVETEAYDCPRDPACYVLKRLAGASELMGGPAGRYYLHRAYEHLLLNVTCAPEGREAAVLIRAAEPLAGADLMRMYRPVRRDVDLTNGPAKLMTALHITPDYQGEAVTHPTLHFVAGASVPDADVRVTSRVGLKRGAHLPWRFLLDGHAFVSPGKPSMDL
- a CDS encoding antibiotic biosynthesis monooxygenase, producing MTESFSADQSVTLVISELVREGHIDAYERWARELHALQNQQPGFLGVNVIRPSDPAHPEYVTIVRFATYEALRTWQESPQYRERIQRLQDLIVGDVHYQNASGLQLWFDRPSRPAPAPAFWKQVLVGVVGVYPLIMLFSTLTSPVTSAWPGWLATLTTATLSTLFLTYPVLPLLTRWLRPWLYPTSR
- the rlmB gene encoding 23S rRNA (guanosine(2251)-2'-O)-methyltransferase RlmB, giving the protein MLLYGRNPVLEALRDGRVTEVLVARGVEDAFVRELKATDVRVRFAPRIELDQLAGTTAHQGVIAEVEDLEWATVDDILDRAESRGEDLLVVLLDGITDPRNFGAIIRSAEVLGAHGVIVEERRSAPLSPVVAKTAAGATSYLPVAQTKNLPRLIDQLKTDGVWVYGAAGEAARDLRELDYRGKLALVIGAEGEGLRRLVREKCDELVSIPVRGRVQSLNASVAASILLYQALAGREPGGRGK
- a CDS encoding aldose 1-epimerase, producing the protein MTPRVETLTGTHFTLEVLPDVGASVLNLRAASGRPVLRPVRPEDVQSSSNAASFTLMPFSNRVRDAHFTFAGRDVQLRVTTKDGLTQHGDVRNRPWTVTRTPDALHAALNSRDHADLNWPWTFTAGVTYELRGATLTTHLTLTNADAQPMPAGFGIHPYFARRADGVDPALTLGAACVYDTDDRALPLGAARPVTPELDYRSARVIGNATLDRVYTTWDGEARLDWGVRALHLRADPVFGHVVVFTAPDGSLALEPVSNATDGFNLMARGVAGHGVVTLAPGETLSGRIDLTLHGDWS
- a CDS encoding Lrp/AsnC family transcriptional regulator, which codes for MTPSDRLLDEINRQLLDALQRDARTPFSELGRAVGLSAPAVAERVRRLEDAGLIRAYRAVLEPAALGYALQAYVRLTVDRGEDDAFIAHARATPEILVADRVTGSDCYVLRVAVTGVAHLEAAITALKAFGTPTTSLILSSVKDDVILQPPHR
- the yedA gene encoding drug/metabolite exporter YedA — translated: MTATPSALARTAPTPLLIGLALAVVYVVWGSTYFGIKVAISSLPPLGMLALRFLVAGAVLYAVLVARGARTPSAREWRSSLIVGTLLLGGGTGLVTLAEREASSSVAAMVIAISPLFASLFARFWGERTSTREWLGIIVGLAGIVLLNLGDLRATPLSAALLVLAPLCWTFGSQWSRRLPLPDGLMGAATEMLTGGAVLLVLSVVFGEHWRTPTASSVWALVYLIVFGSMLAYSAYMFLVAHTRPALATSYAYVNPLVAVLLGVGFGGEHLSALGWAALVVIMLGVALVILPVPGRSRAPRNDT
- the mqnC gene encoding cyclic dehypoxanthinyl futalosine synthase; this encodes MTVPELKLSGASVLERAARGERLTHADVTALYDLPLPDVAAVAHELRTRRANPDVVTYLIDRNINYTNVCNVACNFCAFYRTKRQKDSYVLDYEQISAKIRELEAVGGTRILMQGGVNPDLPLDYYTGLLRHIKAHHPTIRIEAFSPEEVLFMERTFGLTLDALLDTLIEAGLDGLPGAGGEILEDEVRAKAAPARIRSEDWFRIIDAAQRKGLYTISTMVIGFGETYAQRAAHLLKIREQQDRGLGLYGNGFAGFAMWTLQTEHTRLHGKAPGASAYEYLQQLAIARIALDNVPNIQASWPAQGFKVAGAALYYGANDLGSTMLEENVVSAAGGHDRHRATERELIRIAHDAGFTPAQRNSFFQVIRYPDLMALGLVEAAVSAD
- a CDS encoding Rieske 2Fe-2S domain-containing protein, yielding MPVTRRALLEKWWVLPVAATVGTFGWLGLRATRILTGKGKPGAPAFQAVPAVRVAALSALPGAWSSVNFRAGGRECVLLRLPSPTEDTVTVGGAHLAAFSRVCTHLGCAVNVMRDTEALAFSFNYRTDHPVLGCPCHFSVFDALERGQAVFGQALAPLPRVRLEARGSAVYATGLEPAPPLSS